One Halobacterium wangiae genomic window, GTTGCGGCCTCGACCGGGCAGTCCACGGGGTCGCCGCCGTTCGCGGCGACGTGGGCCCGGGTGGTGTCGAAGTGGGCGTTGTTGAGCACGGTGTCGCCCTCGGAGACGAGCGCGCCGTAGAGGATGTTCTCGGCGCCGCGGCCCTGGTGGGCGGGGACGACGCGCTCGAAGCCCATCACCGCCTGGGCGGCGGCTTCGAGTTCGGCGAACCCCTCGCTGCCGGCGTACGCCTCGTCGCCGCGGAACATCGCCGCCCACTGGTCGTTGCTCATGGTGCCGGTGCCCGAGTCGGTCAGGAGGTCGACGAAGACGTCCGCACTGTCGAGGTTGAAGACGTTGTAGCCCGCGTCCGCGAGAGCGGCCTCGCGGTCCTCGCGGGGGAGGAGACGGACGGGGTCGACCATCGTCGCCTTGTAGGAACGCACGAGTACGAGAGGGTGCTACACCGTGAAAGTTCCGGCGTAGAAGACGTGTACGCGGATGTACAGGGCTGTTCGACGCTCGCCAGCTGCGGCTGGAGAGGGGTTACGAGCGGACGCTGTCCTGGACGATGTCGAGGGCCTCCTCGCGGTCCGCCCAATCGACGAAGATGGCGACCGACGTGGCACTCGAGATGATGTCGATGACGTTGATGTTCGCCTCCGCGATCGGGTCGACGATGCGCCGGAGGACGCCGGGCTGGTTCGGGAGTTCGCCGCCGAGCACGCGGATGACGGCGATGTCGTCGGTGACCGTCACCGAGGAGAGTTCGCCGACCTCGATGACCTCCCGGTGGAGGACGTTCTCGGCGCGCTCGGCGACCGACTCGTCGACGTAGAACGTCATCGAGTCCATCCCTGAGGCGATGGCGTCGACGTTGATGTCGCTCTCGTACAGCGCGGTCGACAGCGTCGCCGCGATGCCGGGGCGGTTGCGGATCGCCCGGCCGGCGACGGTGAGACACGCGAGCTGGGACTCCCGCATGTCGACCATGTTCTCGAACTGGCCCTCGATGCGCGTGCCGCCGGAGAGCAGGTCGCCGTGCTGGTAGTGGATGACGCGGACGTCCAGTTCGTCGTCCTTGAACGACAGCGCCGACGGCGCGACAACCTCGGCGCCGCGGAAGGACAGGTTCCGGAGTTCGTCGACGGTGATCTCCCCGACGTTCCGCGCGCCCTCGACGACGTGGGGGTCGCCGGTCATGACGCCCTCGACATCGGTCACGATGACCACCTGGTCGGCGTCGACGTAGCGCCCGAGCATCACCGCGGTGGTGTCCGACCCGCCGCGGCCGAGCGTCGTGACGTTGCCGTCGTGGTCCTCGGCGAGGAACCCCGTGATGACGGGAACCGTCTCGCCCAGTCGCTCGGCGAGTTCGGCCGCGCGCTCCCTCGTGGCGTCGGCGTCCACCTCGCCGCGCTGGTTCGTGACGATGGGCCAGTCCGGGTGGCCGGGTTCGAGGAACGTCGCGTTCACGCCGCGGGCGGCCAGCGCCGCCTTCAGCATCCGGACGGACGTCCGCTCGCCCATCGAGACGATCTCCGCGCGGTCCGTGTCGTCGGCCTCGAAGGTGATGTCCTCGAGCAGTTCGTCCGTGGTGTTCCCCATCGCGGAGGCGACGACCGCTATCTCGTGGTCGGCGGCGACGGCGTCCGCGATGGAGTCGGCCGCTCGCTCCACGCGGTCGCCGCTGCCGAGACTGGTGCCGCCGAACTTCGCGACTACTCGCATCGGCGGTCACCGGCACTGCGTACCGTGGTCATTGCCGGAACGTACGGTCTGCCGGCGGGATAACTGCTTGCATGGACGAAACGGTTGCCGCGCGGGGATTAAGTCCGTCGCCCGCCTACGGAAGGGCATGAACGTCCGCGACGCGACGGACGACGACGCGGAGTCCCTCGTCGCGCTCGCCAGCGACGACATCGACGCCGAGCGACTGATCCGTGACCGGACCGTCCGCGTGGCAGAGACCGACGACGGGGTCGCCGGGTTCGTCGCGTTCGACACGTGGCGGGGCGCCGTCCACGTCACGCGGTTCGACGGCGAATCCGACGTCGTCGGCGAACTGCTCAGCGAACCCCGGTCGTTCGCGGCCGGCGAGTCCCTGCCCGTCGAGGTCGTGGTGCCGGACGGCGACGAGGCGTTCCACGAGGTGCTCGTGGACGCCGGGTTCGAGGACGAGGGAGAGGGACCGGCCTTCAACGGCGAGGAGACGCGGCGGTTCCGCTGTCGACCCTAGAGGTCGGCGCGCTCGAAGATGCGGTAGCCGACGAGCGGCACGACGACGAACCACACCACCATCATCGCGAGCGCCGCCCACTTCGAGAGGTGGATCGGCGGGCTCTGCGGGAAGTACTGCGCGATGTTGCCGGCGTTGCCGGGGAGGAACTGGAACACCGCACTGGAGAACGCCGAAGACGGCGGCAGGCGGTTGAGGAGGAGGTACCAGTCCGGTGGCGTGCCCATCGGGGAGAACCGCCCCGTCTGGAGGTAGAGGAGGCCGGTCGGGACGAGACCCCACGCGAGTTCGAAGAAGACGTAGAAGCCGGCGACGAGAATCGTCGCGCGGCCGCCGTCCTTCGTGGTGGCCGAGAGGCCGACGCCGATGGCCGTGTACATCACGGCGAGGAACAGCGTGAGCGCCGCGAACCCGAGGTACGCCGTCGCGTCGAAGCTGTCGTACAGCGCGACGGTGACGACGGCAGCGACGACGAGGCCGACGAGGACGGCGACGCCCATGACGGCGCCCCGGCCGACGACCTTGCCGACGATGGCGTCGCGGCGGGTGTGGGGAAGCGACAGGAGGAACTTCGCGCTGCCGGACTCGACTTCGCCCGCGATGGACTTGTGCGCCATGACGAGCGCGGTCAGCGGGATGAGCAGCGTGACCGGACTGATGAGGAAGAAGATGAGGCCGAGGCTCTCGAGGTCGTCCGTCCCGGCGGGACCGCCCGACTGGACGAGCGTGTACACGTACGCCATGCCCGCCATGAACAGCACGAACAGCACGCTGAGCGCCCACAGCGCCTTCGAGCGGCCGGCGTCCCGGAAGTCCTTCTTGGCGACGACGGACCAGCTCATGCGCGCATCGCCTCCTCCTCCTCGGTGTACGCGGCGAACACGTCGTCCAGCGACGCCTCCTCGGTGGAGAAGTCGACGACGTCCGCGCCGGTGCCCTCGACGGCGTCGAGGACGTCGGTCTTCGCGGCGCTCTCCGTGCGCACGGTGAGCGTGTCACCGTCGGCAGTCACGCTGGTGACGCCGGGCACGTTCCGGACTGCGGTCAGCACGTCGTCCGTGAGCGCGTCGACGGCGACCCGGAGCGTCGTCCCGGTGCCGGCGGCGTCGCGGAGGCCGCGGATGGTGTCCTCGGCGACGAGTTCGCCGTCCTGGAGGATGCCGACGCGGTCACAGACCGCCTCGACCTGTTCGAGGATGTGACTCGAGAAGAACACCGTCGCGCCGCGGTCGGCCTCCTCCTGGATGATGGCCCGCATCTCGCGAGCGCCGTTCGGGTCGAGGCCGGTCGAGGGCTCGTCGAGGATGATGAGGTCGGGGTCGCCGACGAGCGCGACGGCGAGTGCGAGGCGCTGGGCCATCCCCTTCGAAAAGCCGCCCGCCTTCCGGTCGGCGGCGTCCGGGATGCCGACGCGCTCGAGGAGTTCCTCGGGGTCGTCGTTGGCGTCCTTCGACTCGATGGCGAACTGGAGGTGCTGGCGCGCGGTGAGTCGGTCGTAGACGTGGAAGCCGTCCGGGAGCACGCCGGTTCGCTGGCGGATGGCCAGCGAGTCGTCCTGTGCGTCCATCCCGAGGACCGACGCCTGCCCGGAGGTCGGGCGCACGAAGTCCAGGAGGATGTCGATGGTCGTCGACTTCCCGGCGCCGTTCGGCCCGAGGAAGCCGTATATCTCGCCGTCCTGGACCTCGAGGTCCAGGTCGTGGAGAGCAGTGACGTCACCGAACCGCTTGGTGACGCCCGATAGCTCGATTGCTGGCATGGGGGGAACAACTCCAGGAGCTTATAAATGGGTTGTGGTGTTTCTCAGGCGAGGAAACGCCTGCGGCGGCCGCTCAGAGGTCGATGCCGCCGAACCGGTGTGCGGCGACCGCGTAGCCGAGACTCGCCCACGCGAGCAGGACGACGACACCGCCCCACTCGGGGAGGTGGCCGGTCGGTCCGGTGAGACCCCCTCCGACGGCCGAGACGGCGTTCTGGTAGGCGTAGATGGGGCTGAGCTGGACGACCGTGTCCACGGCCTGCTGCGGGACGGGGACCCCGAACTGTCCCGTGAGGACGACGGACCCGACGGCGACGACGCCCGGCCAGACGAACGACAGCAGGAAGAACCCGTAGGTCGTGGCCGCCGCCAGCGTCGTCGACCGCGAGCGTGCGGTGAACGCGAGCGTCGCACCGACGAACGCAGCGCCGAGGAGGGCGGTGACTGCCAGCGTCTGGACGGTGACGAAGACGTCGACCGGAGCGCCGCGGAAGACGTACACCGCGAGCGCGGCGAGGGCGCCGACACCGGTGGCGGCCAGGGTAGCGGCCAGCGCCGCGGCACCGGCACCCGCGACGAACGCCTCGCGGGTGTGTGGCAACGAGAGCGTGAGTCGGACGCGGCCACTCGTCACGCTCCGCGGGATGGCCTCGTGGACGATGGTCCCGCCGGTGAGGGGGACGCCGAACATGAGCAGGACGGCGAGGATACCGGCCAGGGGCGTGGGGCTCTGACCGCGAGCGGCGACGAGCGAGACGCCGCCGCCGACCAGCGCGAAGAACCCACAGAAGTACAACAGCGTCCGGTCTGCGAGCAGTTCACGGAGGTCGCGGCGGGCGAGAACCTGCCAGGTCACGCGTCGGTCACCGCGGGGAGGGCGTCGTGCATACGCCGACGTCTCGCGGCGACGTGAAGTGTTTTGCTCCCGGTCGCCACCGCTGCGAACCCTACACGCGGTCGTCGGGGTCGTGGCGGTCGCGCATCCGGGTCGCCTCCTCCGCGTAGCGCTGTCGTTCCTGGTCGTCCGCTGGGGGTTCGAGGTCGTCGACCTCGACGTCGACGGCGGCCGTCGGGTCGCCGGCGTTCATCGAGCGCTGCTTGCGGAGGACTCGCTCGCCGTCCGGCGTGGCGTAGACGACGTTCAGCAGGCCCTTGTCGGTGTACTCCCGGTAGACCAGCCAGGCGCGCTCGGTGTCGGTCATCGTCTGGCGGTTCTCGGAGGACGCCCTTGAAGCGTTCGGGGTCGGCCTACCGGGAGCCGGCGACGGCGCCCCCGAGGTAGCCGCCGAGCGCGCTCAACGCGACGAGGTAGACGACAGAGAACAGCAGCGCAGCGACCAGCACGGCCGCGATGGGGACCGAGACGGTCGCCACGCCGACCGTGGGGAACACGAGCAGGAGGACGACGGGCACGGACGCGACCAGTCCGGAGAGCGTGCCGGCCGCGACGGCTCCGCCCCCACGTTCGAGGTAGCCGGCGAGCCCGCCGCCGATCACCGGCGAGAGCGGGATGCTGCTCGCGACGGCGGTGACGGCCGCACCGAGCACGACGTTCCGCCGAGATTCCGCGAGCGCGCGCTCGCCACCCCGCGAGCGGACGCGGCGGTAGTGAACGAGGAACCAGACGCCAGCGACGACCAGCGCCACACCCGTGACGACCATCCCGAGGCCGGTCCACGACCCCAGTGCCTCGGTGACCTCGATCGTCTCAGCCTCCGTCAGGATCGTCGACTCGACGGTCTGTTCGGCGACCAGTTCGCGAGCCAGTTCCTCGTCGACGGCGGCGTAGAAGAGGGCGCCCGGGACGGCGAGCACGGCCCCTGCCACCACGAGCAGCGCGGCGACCAGCCAGTCGATGGCGCTGTCGAGCAGCCAGGACGCCGGGAGGTCGTGGTCGACCGAGGACTCCGGTTCAGAGACGGACATGTGTACGTTCAGGAACACTCCGGCGCACCCTAAACGTGGCGGGCGCCCCCGCTGTTCGCGGCTCCCGGGGCTGTTCGCTCGTTCGCCCTCGCTCTCGGCGACCGCGTAACTGAAGCGGCCGAAGCGCCTACGGCCGCCCGATGGACGGGGACGCGGTCCGGGAGTTCGCGAGCGACCTGCCCAGGGAGCCCGGCGTCTACCAGTTCCTGCGGGACGACGGGACCGTGCTGTACGTCGGGAAGGCCGTGGACGTCCGCTCCCGGGTGCGGTCGTACGCGGACCCGCGGAGCAGGCGCATCGCGAACATGGTCGAGCGTGCGGACGGCCTCGACTTCGCGGTCACCGACACGGAGACGCAGGCGCTGCTGCTGGAGGCGAACCTCGTCAAGCGCCACCAGCCACGGTACAACGTCCGCCTGAAGGACGACAAGTCCTACCCACTGGTGCAGTTCACGGACCACGACGCCCCCCGGATCGAGGTGACCCGCGACCCCGAGGAGGGCGCCGTCGCGTACGGCCCGTACACGGACATCGGACAGGTGAACACGGTCGTGAAGGCCGTCCGCGAGGTGTACGGCGTCCGGGGCTGCTCCGAGCACAAGTACCGGGGCCGCGAGCGCCCCTGCCTGGACTACGAGATGGGGCTCTGCACAGCGCCCTGCACGGGCGAGATCGCCGAGGAAGACTACCTCACGGACGTGGAAGCGGCGCGGCGGTTCTTCGAGGGCGAACCCGGCGTGCTCGCGGACCCGATGCGCCGGGAGATGGAGCGAGCGGCCCAGAACCAGGAGTTCGAGCGCGCGGCGAACCTCCGGGACCGACTGGAGGACGTCGAGTCGTTCCACGGCGGCGCGGGCGCGGCGGTCGCGAGCCACGACGACACGAAGACGACCGACGTGCTCGGTGTGGCCGTGGAGGGCGACCGGGCGACCGTCGCCCGCCTGCACGCCGAGCACGGACAACTCGTGGAGCGCGACCAGCACTATCTGGACGCGCCCGACCGCGCGGCCGACTCCGAGGAGGCCGCGGAACGAGCGAACGGGGAGGGACGACCCGTGAGCCACATCGCGGACCTGCTCGCGGCGTTCATCGTGCAGTTCTACGCCGAGCGGGAGCTCCCGGACCGCCTGCTGCTCCCCGAGGCCCACGGCGACGACGACGTGGCGGCGTGGCTCGACGCGGCGGGCGTCGAGGTCCAGGTGCCGGGCGCTGGCCGGGAGGCGACGCTCGTCGATCTGGCCCTGAAGAACGCCCACCGGCGCGCCGGCGACAAGGACGAACTCGGCGCGCTCGCGGACGCCCTCGGGACTGCCCGTCCGGAACGCATCGAGGGGTTCGACGTGAGCCACGCCCAGGGGAAGGCGGCCGTCGGCAGCGACGTCTGCTTCGTCGGCGGGAGCGCGGAGAAGGCCGGCTACCGCCGGAAGAAACTCGACGACGAGAACGACGACTACGCGAACATGAAGCGCCTCGTGCAGTGGCGCGCAGCGCGCGCGCTCGAAGGGCGGGACGACCGCCCGGACCCCGACCTGCTGCTCGTCGACGGCGGAGAGGGACAGCTGAACGCCGCACTCGATGCCCTCGAGGAGACGGGGTGGGACGTGCCGGCGGTGGCGCTGGCGAAAGACGAGGAGGTCGTCATCACCCCCGAGCGGACGTACGACTGGGACGGCGACGCACCCCAGTTGCACGTCCTCCAGCGCGTCCGCGACGAGGCCCATCGGTTCGCGGTGGCGTACCACCAGACGGTGCGCGACGAGGTGTCGACGGCGCTGGACGGCGTCGACGGCGTCGGCCCGGAGTTGCGCAAGCGCATCCTTCGGCGGTTCGGGAGCGTCGAAGCGGTCCGCGAGGCCTCTGCGGGCGACCTGCGGGACGTCGAGGGCGTCGGCGAGAAGACGGCGGAGACGCTGGCACGGCGGCTCTGACTACCCGAGTTCCGACCGGCGGAAGGAGAGGTAGCCGACGAGCATCGAACCGGCGCCCCAGACGAACATCACGAGGGCGTTGAACCAGAACTTCGCGTACACCTTGTCCGGTGCGTTACCGATCTGGGCGTTGAGCGAGTCGTACGGCGTCGGGAACAGCCCCTGGTAGACGATCTGGGTGCTGTAGAGGTACGACGTCGCCGGGGAGAGCGCCCGTACCAGTTGCTGGGTGTCCTCGGAGATGGTCGTCCCGAGGACGTCGGCGACGGTGTTCAGGAGGTCGGGGAGGCCGATGACGGGGAGGAACCCGAACCAGAACGGCACGAGCAGGAAGTAGGCGCCGAAGACGCCGAGCATCGCCCGGGACCGACTGTTCGTGACCGCGGAGATGCCGACGTAGATGCCGACGAACGCGAACGCGGCCAGCAGCGAGACGCCGGCGAACGCCGCGAACCGCGCGGGACCCGGGGCCTCGACGAACGCCAGGAGCGCGACGAGGAAGCCGGCGGCGACGGCGAGGACGACGGCGGCGACGGCCACCGCGAACCGCGAGGCGAACTTCCCGAGCACGTAGTCGGTGCGCGTGTTCGGCAGTCCCATCACGTACTTGATGGCGCCGCTGTCCCGGTCGCCGGCGATGGCGAGGTACGTGAGCGGCGCGAGGATGATGGGGAACACCAGGAACATGAAGAACGACACGTCGAACAGCGCCCGGTACGGGTGATCGTAGACGGTGATCTCGGAGACGAAGATGAGCGCGACGAGCGCCGTGAGGACGCCGACGACGCCGAGCACGACGTACGACCGGCGGGCGTTCGTGAAGTCGTCGCGAGCGACGGTGCGGAGACTCACGCCGCGTCACCTCCGGGAGCGGCGGCAGCCTTCGGTGCGGTTCCACTCGCGTCGCTCCGCTCGCCGTCGCCGTTCTCGGTGTACTGCTCGAACAGCGCCTCCAGGGAGGCGTCCGCGACGGTGATGTCGGTGACGGTGGCGACGGCGTCGAGCGCGCGGAGCGCCGGCATCTTCGCGTCCGGCCGGACGCAGGCGATCTCGATCGTCTCGCCGACGACGGTCACGTCGCGGACGCCGTCGACGGCCGCGACCGACTCGACGTCGGGCACGGACGCCACGTCGGCCTCGATGACGGACTCGGCGTCGATGCGCTCGCGGAGGTTGTCGATGGTGTCGACGGCGGTCATCGTCCCCTGGTTCATGATGCCGACGCGGTCGCAGACCTGCTCGACCTGCCCGAGGACGTGGCTGGAGAAGAACACGGTAGCGCCGCGTGCGGCCTCCTCGCGGACGATGTCCCGGAGGAGTTTCGCGCCCTTCGGGTCGAGGCCCGAGGACGGTTCGTCGAGGATGAGGAGGTCGGGGTCGCCGACGAGCGCCATGCCGAGTGCGAGGCGCTGGGTCATCCCCTTCGAGTAGCCGCCGGCGGCGCGGCGGGTGGCGTCCGGGTCGAGGCCGACGCGGTCGAGAATCTCGTCGGGGTCGTCGTCGGCGCCCTTCGTCTCGATGGCGGAGATGACGTGCTCGCGGCCGGTGAGATTCTCGTAGACCGAGAATCCCTCGGGGAGGAGGCCGGTGCGCTGGCGGACCGCCCGGGACTCGCGGGTGGCGTCGTGGCCGAGCACCGCCGCGGTGCCGTCGCTGGCGTTCAGGAAGCCCAGTAGCACGTTGATGGTCGTGGACTTCCCGGCGCCGTTGGGACCGAGGAAGCCGAACACCTCGCCCTCCTCGACGGTCAAATTCAGGGCGTCGACGGCCGTGAGGTCGCCGAAGCGCCTCGTCAGGCCGTCTGTCTCGATTGCGGGCATACGTGCACGTCTGTGGACACGACTTAATAAACTATCCTGGTTTTACAGGCTCTGAGACACCCGTCTGTGGGAAGTTAGCACGGGCCGGAGTGTGGCGGGTGGCGGCGGTCGTCGGTCAGTCACTCCCGGTGTACTCGAAGGCGACGTCGTGTACCTCCAGTTCCGGGTGGGCGAGGAACATCTCCCTGGGCGCGTCACCGGCGTGAGCGTCCCCGAAGTCCTGGCTCTCCGTCCACGCCTCGAAGTCCGCTCGGGACTCCCAGTACGTCGCGGAGACGAACGTGTCCGTCTCCTCGCTGGCGGGCGTGAGGAGTTCGAACGTCACGAAGCCGTCGTGGTCCTCGAGCCCGTCGACGCTGTCGCGGAAGCGCTCGACGAACTCCTCCTCGTACCCGTCGGCGATTTTGAAGCGGTTGGCGACGAGAATCATTGCGTCCGAACAGACGGCGACCGACTCGAAAAGCGTTGTCCGGGCCTACCACTCCTCGGCTTCGGGGGCGACGCCCTCGTCGGCGGCGTCGGGTGTGCCGATGTCGAACTCCCTGCGGAGTTCGCGCATGCGGTCGCGGATGTCCGCTGCG contains:
- a CDS encoding ABC transporter permease, coding for MSLRTVARDDFTNARRSYVVLGVVGVLTALVALIFVSEITVYDHPYRALFDVSFFMFLVFPIILAPLTYLAIAGDRDSGAIKYVMGLPNTRTDYVLGKFASRFAVAVAAVVLAVAAGFLVALLAFVEAPGPARFAAFAGVSLLAAFAFVGIYVGISAVTNSRSRAMLGVFGAYFLLVPFWFGFLPVIGLPDLLNTVADVLGTTISEDTQQLVRALSPATSYLYSTQIVYQGLFPTPYDSLNAQIGNAPDKVYAKFWFNALVMFVWGAGSMLVGYLSFRRSELG
- a CDS encoding DUF5518 domain-containing protein is translated as MSVSEPESSVDHDLPASWLLDSAIDWLVAALLVVAGAVLAVPGALFYAAVDEELARELVAEQTVESTILTEAETIEVTEALGSWTGLGMVVTGVALVVAGVWFLVHYRRVRSRGGERALAESRRNVVLGAAVTAVASSIPLSPVIGGGLAGYLERGGGAVAAGTLSGLVASVPVVLLLVFPTVGVATVSVPIAAVLVAALLFSVVYLVALSALGGYLGGAVAGSR
- a CDS encoding aspartate kinase; the encoded protein is MRVVAKFGGTSLGSGDRVERAADSIADAVAADHEIAVVASAMGNTTDELLEDITFEADDTDRAEIVSMGERTSVRMLKAALAARGVNATFLEPGHPDWPIVTNQRGEVDADATRERAAELAERLGETVPVITGFLAEDHDGNVTTLGRGGSDTTAVMLGRYVDADQVVIVTDVEGVMTGDPHVVEGARNVGEITVDELRNLSFRGAEVVAPSALSFKDDELDVRVIHYQHGDLLSGGTRIEGQFENMVDMRESQLACLTVAGRAIRNRPGIAATLSTALYESDINVDAIASGMDSMTFYVDESVAERAENVLHREVIEVGELSSVTVTDDIAVIRVLGGELPNQPGVLRRIVDPIAEANINVIDIISSATSVAIFVDWADREEALDIVQDSVRS
- a CDS encoding excinuclease ABC subunit C, which codes for MDGDAVREFASDLPREPGVYQFLRDDGTVLYVGKAVDVRSRVRSYADPRSRRIANMVERADGLDFAVTDTETQALLLEANLVKRHQPRYNVRLKDDKSYPLVQFTDHDAPRIEVTRDPEEGAVAYGPYTDIGQVNTVVKAVREVYGVRGCSEHKYRGRERPCLDYEMGLCTAPCTGEIAEEDYLTDVEAARRFFEGEPGVLADPMRREMERAAQNQEFERAANLRDRLEDVESFHGGAGAAVASHDDTKTTDVLGVAVEGDRATVARLHAEHGQLVERDQHYLDAPDRAADSEEAAERANGEGRPVSHIADLLAAFIVQFYAERELPDRLLLPEAHGDDDVAAWLDAAGVEVQVPGAGREATLVDLALKNAHRRAGDKDELGALADALGTARPERIEGFDVSHAQGKAAVGSDVCFVGGSAEKAGYRRKKLDDENDDYANMKRLVQWRAARALEGRDDRPDPDLLLVDGGEGQLNAALDALEETGWDVPAVALAKDEEVVITPERTYDWDGDAPQLHVLQRVRDEAHRFAVAYHQTVRDEVSTALDGVDGVGPELRKRILRRFGSVEAVREASAGDLRDVEGVGEKTAETLARRL
- a CDS encoding ABC transporter ATP-binding protein produces the protein MPAIELSGVTKRFGDVTALHDLDLEVQDGEIYGFLGPNGAGKSTTIDILLDFVRPTSGQASVLGMDAQDDSLAIRQRTGVLPDGFHVYDRLTARQHLQFAIESKDANDDPEELLERVGIPDAADRKAGGFSKGMAQRLALAVALVGDPDLIILDEPSTGLDPNGAREMRAIIQEEADRGATVFFSSHILEQVEAVCDRVGILQDGELVAEDTIRGLRDAAGTGTTLRVAVDALTDDVLTAVRNVPGVTSVTADGDTLTVRTESAAKTDVLDAVEGTGADVVDFSTEEASLDDVFAAYTEEEEAMRA
- a CDS encoding ABC transporter ATP-binding protein, which translates into the protein MPAIETDGLTRRFGDLTAVDALNLTVEEGEVFGFLGPNGAGKSTTINVLLGFLNASDGTAAVLGHDATRESRAVRQRTGLLPEGFSVYENLTGREHVISAIETKGADDDPDEILDRVGLDPDATRRAAGGYSKGMTQRLALGMALVGDPDLLILDEPSSGLDPKGAKLLRDIVREEAARGATVFFSSHVLGQVEQVCDRVGIMNQGTMTAVDTIDNLRERIDAESVIEADVASVPDVESVAAVDGVRDVTVVGETIEIACVRPDAKMPALRALDAVATVTDITVADASLEALFEQYTENGDGERSDASGTAPKAAAAPGGDAA
- a CDS encoding ABC transporter permease subunit — protein: MSWSVVAKKDFRDAGRSKALWALSVLFVLFMAGMAYVYTLVQSGGPAGTDDLESLGLIFFLISPVTLLIPLTALVMAHKSIAGEVESGSAKFLLSLPHTRRDAIVGKVVGRGAVMGVAVLVGLVVAAVVTVALYDSFDATAYLGFAALTLFLAVMYTAIGVGLSATTKDGGRATILVAGFYVFFELAWGLVPTGLLYLQTGRFSPMGTPPDWYLLLNRLPPSSAFSSAVFQFLPGNAGNIAQYFPQSPPIHLSKWAALAMMVVWFVVVPLVGYRIFERADL
- a CDS encoding ABC transporter permease subunit, with translation MTWQVLARRDLRELLADRTLLYFCGFFALVGGGVSLVAARGQSPTPLAGILAVLLMFGVPLTGGTIVHEAIPRSVTSGRVRLTLSLPHTREAFVAGAGAAALAATLAATGVGALAALAVYVFRGAPVDVFVTVQTLAVTALLGAAFVGATLAFTARSRSTTLAAATTYGFFLLSFVWPGVVAVGSVVLTGQFGVPVPQQAVDTVVQLSPIYAYQNAVSAVGGGLTGPTGHLPEWGGVVVLLAWASLGYAVAAHRFGGIDL
- a CDS encoding antibiotic biosynthesis monooxygenase family protein, whose translation is MILVANRFKIADGYEEEFVERFRDSVDGLEDHDGFVTFELLTPASEETDTFVSATYWESRADFEAWTESQDFGDAHAGDAPREMFLAHPELEVHDVAFEYTGSD